In Deltaproteobacteria bacterium, a genomic segment contains:
- a CDS encoding VOC family protein: MARLKHIAIRTEDVQKTAAFYKAAFDLEEVGKGRSGVYLSDGHVNLAILNLKTPASRAGVDHLGFQVNDLEGTVARVTKLGGRLTEAAPRTPVEDPAQPRSYFEVKVAGPDGQEIDVSDNGWAGAHGK; encoded by the coding sequence ATGGCGCGGCTCAAGCACATTGCGATAAGGACCGAAGACGTTCAGAAGACCGCGGCCTTCTACAAGGCGGCGTTCGATCTTGAGGAAGTGGGCAAGGGCCGGTCCGGCGTGTACCTCTCCGACGGCCATGTCAACCTAGCGATCCTGAACCTCAAGACGCCCGCGTCCCGCGCGGGCGTGGACCACCTGGGCTTCCAGGTGAACGACCTGGAAGGAACCGTGGCGCGCGTCACCAAGCTGGGCGGGCGGCTCACGGAGGCGGCTCCGCGGACCCCGGTGGAGGATCCGGCTCAACCCCGGTCGTACTTTGAGGTCAAGGTCGCCGGGCCGGACGGGCAGGAGATCGATGTGTCCGACAACGGATGGGCCGGGGCTCACGGGAAGTAA
- a CDS encoding ABC transporter substrate-binding protein → MKTLITSILFVLVSMLGSAALAADIKLGVVFGYTGPIESLTPHMAQGAELAMKEVNDGGGLLGGKKVVSVRADSTCGDAAAGSAATERIVTSDKVNAIVGGDCSGVTIAMLENVAKPNGIVMISPSATSPALSTIEDNGLFFRTAPSDARQGAIVADILKDMGIKEAALTYTNNDYGKGLADSIAANVKKGGGKITISAPHEDGKGDYSAEVAALAAAGGDILIVAGYADQGGKGIIQGALDTGAFDKFYLPDGMISDSLIKAIGKGLEGAIGAHPGTDSPGAAKLGEIAKAAKIKSDSPFVPEAYDAAALIMLAMQAAKSAESGKLKDKVMTVANAPGEKIYPGELAKGLKILAGGGDVDYVGASAVELIGPGESAGNYRQITVKGGKFETVNYR, encoded by the coding sequence ATGAAAACGCTTATTACCAGTATTCTGTTCGTGCTGGTTTCGATGCTGGGCAGCGCCGCCCTCGCGGCCGACATCAAGCTGGGAGTGGTGTTCGGTTACACCGGCCCCATCGAGTCGCTGACCCCCCACATGGCGCAGGGCGCCGAGCTGGCGATGAAGGAAGTCAATGACGGCGGCGGGTTGTTGGGCGGCAAGAAGGTCGTCTCCGTGCGCGCGGATTCCACCTGCGGCGACGCCGCCGCCGGGTCCGCCGCCACCGAGCGGATCGTGACATCGGACAAGGTGAACGCCATCGTGGGCGGCGACTGCTCGGGCGTCACCATCGCCATGCTCGAGAACGTGGCGAAGCCCAACGGCATCGTGATGATCTCGCCGTCGGCCACCTCTCCGGCACTGTCCACCATCGAGGACAACGGCCTCTTCTTCCGCACCGCGCCGTCCGACGCCCGCCAAGGCGCGATCGTCGCCGACATCCTGAAGGACATGGGGATCAAGGAGGCGGCGCTGACCTACACCAACAACGACTACGGCAAGGGTCTGGCGGACAGCATCGCCGCCAACGTGAAGAAGGGCGGCGGCAAGATCACCATCTCCGCTCCCCATGAGGACGGCAAGGGCGACTACAGCGCCGAGGTGGCGGCGCTGGCCGCGGCGGGGGGCGACATCCTGATCGTGGCCGGCTACGCCGACCAGGGCGGCAAGGGCATTATCCAGGGCGCGCTCGACACCGGCGCCTTCGACAAGTTCTATCTGCCCGACGGCATGATCAGCGACTCCCTGATCAAGGCCATCGGCAAGGGCCTCGAAGGCGCCATTGGCGCCCACCCGGGCACCGACAGTCCGGGAGCGGCCAAGCTCGGCGAGATCGCCAAGGCCGCGAAGATCAAGTCGGACAGCCCCTTCGTGCCGGAAGCATACGACGCGGCCGCGCTGATCATGCTGGCCATGCAGGCGGCGAAGTCGGCCGAGAGCGGCAAGCTCAAGGACAAGGTCATGACGGTGGCCAACGCGCCGGGGGAGAAAATCTATCCGGGCGAACTGGCCAAGGGGCTCAAGATCCTCGCCGGCGGCGGCGACGTGGACTATGTCGGGGCCTCGGCAGTGGAGCTGATCGGGCCGGGCGAGAGTGCCGGCAACTACCGGCAGATCACCGTCAAGGGCGGCAAGTTCGAGACGGTCAACTATCGATAG
- a CDS encoding nuclease-related domain-containing protein — MIAKPYKQQTVPTDPRLRAGVKAEGQMAHYLHRAFSNNPETHVLHGLRLEDRQQPEQDGSPGVCQTDHLIVHRWGMFIIESKSVTEEVGVRPDNTGGDQWSRVYQGRDSAPDCDIGQRAN, encoded by the coding sequence ATGATCGCAAAGCCCTACAAGCAACAAACCGTACCGACGGATCCTCGTCTGCGAGCGGGCGTCAAGGCCGAGGGGCAGATGGCGCACTATCTGCACCGTGCGTTCTCCAACAATCCGGAGACGCACGTGTTGCACGGCCTGCGCCTTGAGGACCGCCAGCAACCGGAGCAGGACGGCTCGCCCGGAGTGTGCCAGACAGATCACTTGATCGTGCATCGCTGGGGAATGTTCATCATCGAGAGCAAGTCGGTGACGGAGGAAGTAGGGGTCCGGCCCGACAATACGGGCGGGGATCAGTGGAGCCGCGTGTACCAGGGCAGGGATTCAGCTCCTGATTGCGATATCGGGCAAAGGGCGAATTAA
- a CDS encoding MEKHLA domain-containing protein yields MDLEWLRWLLDSYALWLERELIDRSGDMEQQSERLFLAPFVVVSHVDSDDPILNYGNRKALELWEMTWDEFTTTPSRLTAEPMNRDERARMLRLVTTHGFISDYRGVRISRTGRLFLVEHATVWNVVDEDRGRRGQAATFSQWTLLE; encoded by the coding sequence ATGGACCTTGAATGGCTTCGGTGGCTGCTGGACAGCTATGCCTTGTGGCTTGAGCGGGAGCTGATCGATCGTAGCGGCGACATGGAGCAGCAGAGCGAAAGGCTCTTCCTGGCGCCGTTCGTGGTGGTGTCCCACGTTGATTCCGACGACCCCATCCTCAATTACGGCAACCGGAAGGCCCTGGAACTGTGGGAGATGACCTGGGACGAGTTCACCACGACGCCCTCGCGGTTGACGGCCGAGCCCATGAACCGGGACGAGCGCGCACGGATGCTGCGTCTGGTAACGACCCACGGATTCATCAGCGATTACCGTGGTGTGCGAATCTCGCGGACCGGGCGACTGTTCCTCGTAGAGCACGCGACGGTGTGGAATGTGGTGGACGAGGACAGAGGCAGGCGGGGACAGGCGGCCACCTTCTCGCAATGGACGCTGCTGGAATAA